The following are encoded in a window of Qipengyuania soli genomic DNA:
- a CDS encoding ATP-dependent Clp protease proteolytic subunit, with amino-acid sequence MIDLFGTDAYSTQGQFTRDPVTGALVPVVVEQTSRGERSFDIFSRLLRERIVFVTGPVEDNMASLITAQLLFLESENPSKPISMYINSPGGVVTAGMAIHDTMQYIKPRVSTVCIGQAASMGSFLLAAGEPGMRIALPNARIMVHQPSGGARGMASDIEIQAREILRIRERMNNLYVKYTGQSLTEIEKAMDRDTFLEAEEAMKFGIVDKVFESRPENEESDADGSGGAPE; translated from the coding sequence ATGATCGACCTGTTCGGCACCGACGCTTACTCCACCCAAGGCCAGTTCACCCGTGACCCCGTAACCGGGGCGCTCGTGCCTGTGGTCGTGGAACAGACGAGCCGGGGCGAACGCAGCTTCGACATCTTCAGCCGCTTGCTGCGCGAACGCATCGTCTTCGTGACCGGTCCCGTCGAGGACAACATGGCTTCGCTCATCACGGCGCAGCTGCTGTTTCTCGAGAGCGAGAACCCATCGAAGCCGATCAGCATGTACATCAACTCGCCCGGTGGCGTGGTGACTGCAGGCATGGCGATCCATGACACGATGCAATACATCAAGCCGCGCGTTTCGACCGTCTGCATCGGTCAGGCCGCCTCGATGGGCAGCTTCCTTCTTGCAGCGGGTGAACCGGGCATGCGGATCGCGCTTCCCAACGCCAGGATCATGGTCCACCAGCCTTCGGGCGGTGCCCGCGGCATGGCATCCGACATCGAGATCCAGGCGCGCGAGATCCTGCGCATTCGCGAGCGGATGAACAATCTCTACGTGAAGTATACCGGCCAGAGCCTGACCGAGATCGAGAAGGCGATGGACCGCGACACTTTCCTCGAAGCCGAAGAGGCGATGAAGTTCGGAATCGTGGACAAAGTCTTCGAGTCCCGTCCCGAGAACGAGGAAAGCGATGCGGATGGCTCGGGCGGCGCGCCCGAGTGA
- a CDS encoding TonB-dependent receptor plug domain-containing protein has protein sequence MPNIRAVSVAGIIATLMLIPTAVNARDKDDVPVAGEKDSPTVGAQVFQPDYFNRYAPRSALDMLSQVPGFVIDDGNNGARGLGQATANVLVNGERFSSKSDSVRDQLRRISAKDVVRIEIADGATLDIPGLNGQVANVIVNTTATSGQFRWNTGFRPHNTEAQLYGGEISLSGKSGKLDYTVSLNNDNDRFGADGPILITNGAGDLIERQDTTFSGKFDNPRLSTNFTYTFAPDTLAHLNLKYGEDFFWRRETELAVPASGPVRDRLVLSDEDGPAYEIGGDFQFPLGPGKLKLIGLERFKRDNFTSTLVDRFDDGSPDTGFRFAQRNGYGERIGRFEYDWNMLKADFQLSGEAAFNRLDRASALYELDDTGTFVALPFPAGTGGVTEDRYEALLSVTKQLSPKLTLQATGGAEYSKIEQTGSLPNSRQFTRPKGSVSLAWKPSDDFDVSVEVRRKVGQLGFGDFLASVNLNDDNGSGGNNELQPDQSWNVELEANKKFGPWGSAKLQVRQAWFEDFVDFFPLENGGEARGNIGDAKRLHIQFSGTIKFDPIGFKGAQLSFDATKRWMDVTDPFVGGQREFSYDLNSQLELDFRHDIPDSDWAWGAGLFTFNPAGYSRRYEIGRYWEGPSFASVFLENKDVLGMTAKVQISNVLGARNKGWRTVYDAERPDGAVLFNEVVDRRIGPIFRFTLSGNF, from the coding sequence ATGCCGAATATCCGCGCCGTGTCCGTTGCTGGAATCATTGCAACGCTCATGCTTATTCCGACTGCCGTGAATGCACGCGACAAGGACGATGTCCCGGTCGCCGGCGAGAAGGACTCACCGACTGTCGGCGCACAGGTCTTCCAGCCCGACTATTTCAATCGTTACGCGCCTCGCAGCGCACTCGATATGCTGAGCCAGGTGCCCGGATTCGTCATCGACGACGGCAACAACGGGGCGCGCGGCCTGGGCCAGGCAACAGCCAATGTCCTCGTCAATGGCGAGAGGTTCTCGAGCAAGTCGGACAGCGTGCGCGATCAGTTGCGGCGCATTTCCGCGAAGGACGTGGTGCGCATCGAGATTGCCGATGGTGCCACGCTCGACATCCCGGGCCTCAACGGACAGGTCGCAAATGTCATCGTCAACACGACAGCGACATCCGGACAGTTCCGCTGGAATACGGGTTTCCGGCCCCACAATACCGAAGCGCAGCTCTACGGTGGCGAGATCTCGCTTTCGGGCAAGTCCGGCAAGCTCGACTACACGGTGTCGCTCAACAACGACAACGACCGCTTCGGCGCCGACGGCCCGATCCTGATAACCAATGGCGCCGGTGACCTCATCGAGCGCCAGGACACCACCTTCTCCGGCAAGTTCGACAACCCTCGGCTGTCCACGAACTTCACCTACACCTTTGCCCCGGACACTCTGGCGCACCTCAACCTGAAATATGGCGAGGACTTCTTCTGGCGCCGCGAAACCGAACTCGCAGTGCCCGCCAGCGGACCGGTGCGAGATCGCCTCGTCCTGTCCGATGAAGACGGCCCGGCATACGAGATCGGCGGCGATTTCCAGTTCCCGCTGGGGCCGGGAAAGTTGAAGCTGATCGGCCTCGAACGTTTCAAGCGCGACAATTTCACCAGCACACTCGTCGACAGGTTCGACGATGGCTCACCCGACACCGGGTTCCGTTTCGCCCAGAGAAATGGCTACGGCGAGCGCATCGGGCGCTTCGAATACGACTGGAACATGCTCAAAGCGGATTTCCAGCTGTCGGGCGAAGCCGCATTCAACCGGCTGGACCGGGCATCCGCGCTGTACGAACTTGATGACACGGGCACATTCGTGGCCCTGCCTTTCCCCGCGGGCACCGGCGGAGTGACCGAGGATCGATACGAAGCACTGCTCAGCGTGACCAAGCAGCTGAGTCCGAAGCTGACTCTCCAGGCGACAGGCGGAGCAGAATATTCAAAGATCGAACAGACTGGTTCACTGCCCAACTCGCGCCAGTTCACCCGCCCGAAGGGTTCGGTGTCGCTTGCCTGGAAGCCGAGCGACGACTTCGACGTGTCGGTGGAAGTGCGCCGCAAGGTCGGCCAGCTCGGCTTCGGCGACTTCCTCGCCAGCGTAAACCTCAACGACGACAATGGCAGCGGCGGGAACAACGAGTTGCAGCCCGACCAGAGCTGGAATGTCGAACTCGAGGCAAACAAGAAGTTCGGTCCTTGGGGTTCGGCCAAGCTGCAGGTCCGCCAGGCCTGGTTCGAGGATTTCGTCGATTTCTTCCCGCTCGAGAACGGCGGCGAGGCGCGCGGCAATATCGGCGACGCCAAGCGCCTTCACATCCAGTTCTCCGGCACGATCAAGTTCGATCCGATCGGCTTCAAGGGCGCACAGCTCAGCTTCGATGCGACCAAGCGCTGGATGGACGTGACCGACCCATTCGTGGGCGGGCAGCGCGAATTCTCCTACGATCTCAATTCGCAGCTGGAGCTCGATTTCCGTCACGACATTCCTGACAGCGACTGGGCCTGGGGTGCAGGCCTGTTCACCTTCAACCCCGCCGGATACTCGCGCCGATATGAGATCGGACGTTACTGGGAAGGGCCGAGCTTTGCGTCGGTCTTCCTCGAGAACAAGGACGTCCTGGGGATGACCGCCAAGGTCCAGATCAGCAATGTGCTCGGTGCCCGCAACAAGGGCTGGCGCACGGTCTACGATGCCGAACGGCCCGATGGCGCGGTGCTTTTCAACGAGGTTGTCGACCGTCGCATAGGCCCGATCTTCCGCTTCACGCTCAGTGGGAATTTCTAG
- a CDS encoding ATP-dependent Clp protease proteolytic subunit translates to MSPTQFSANFPIRADEEDEETEGTGIRAAMTAKFLEARTVMLFGGVDQKLAERVSMQLLYLDHLSNEPIKLIVNSPGGHVESGDTIHDLIGYINSPVAIIGTGWVASIATHIFLSVPHERRFCLPNTRFLIHQPSGGAGGKASDIAIQAQEIVKMRERIARKIAEATGQDYDKVIKDIDRDFWMSTDEAKAYGILGNVISHASEVKF, encoded by the coding sequence ATGTCGCCAACTCAGTTCTCCGCCAATTTCCCCATCCGCGCCGACGAAGAGGACGAAGAAACGGAAGGCACCGGCATCCGTGCCGCGATGACCGCCAAGTTCCTCGAAGCGCGCACGGTGATGCTGTTCGGCGGCGTCGACCAGAAACTCGCGGAGCGCGTGTCGATGCAGCTCCTCTATCTCGACCACCTCTCGAACGAGCCGATCAAGCTGATCGTCAACTCTCCTGGTGGGCATGTCGAGTCGGGGGACACGATCCACGACCTCATCGGCTATATCAATTCGCCGGTCGCCATCATCGGCACCGGCTGGGTCGCCAGTATCGCCACGCACATCTTCCTCTCGGTCCCGCACGAACGCCGCTTCTGCCTCCCCAACACTCGCTTCCTTATCCATCAGCCGTCGGGCGGCGCAGGCGGCAAGGCGTCCGATATCGCCATCCAGGCGCAGGAAATCGTCAAGATGCGCGAGCGCATTGCCCGCAAGATCGCCGAGGCGACCGGTCAGGATTACGACAAGGTGATCAAGGACATCGACCGCGACTTCTGGATGAGCACCGATGAGGCGAAAGCCTATGGCATTCTCGGCAACGTCATTTCGCACGCCAGCGAAGTGAAGTTCTGA